CAGTGGTACCGGAATCGGAAAGCATGTCTACCGTGAGCATGCCGGCCGGAAAAGCGAATTCATTATAGTGCGTTGCTCTGAGAACTCGCTCGCGTTGTTCAACGGTTACGTTGGGCAAATCACGTACTGCGAAAGTGAAATGATGTGGGGTTGGGACGTTCAAGGGATAATTCTTACTCATAGTTTACCTCCATAATCTTTGGCGGATGCCGGAGGTACCCCGGTTGTCGCCGGTTTCCCTATAACAGGCGAGTAGCGGACAGTACCGTTAGTTTCTCTTGCCTAATTCTGTATCTATTATGTAAATTGTATAATAGATAAGCTAAATGGCGAGAAAAAATGTTCAAATAGTACAAAAAGAGAATACGCCAAACCGGATTGAGTGTCAACAGGAAATAAGGCGGATTTCAAAATAAAGGCTCGATCAAGGTACGGAGGTTAATTATGCAAAAAAATTGGGAAAAAGTGCTATTTTACGGTATTATTCACGGCTGCTGTACTTACGCTATCGTCATGTGGCTTTTTCGGGGAAGAACGCTTTGATACTACAAAAACAAATTCTCCGGCTAAGTCAAAAGAAAAAATACCGGCCGTCCGCAGACGATGTCCCCGGTTTAGCCATGGATGGCACAGGTAGACATGAGATTTATAATGCGGCGGGTGATCAGGTCGTTTATTGTTCGCATTATAACAGCAAGGTGCGCAATAAAGAGGAGCAAATTTGCCCAGGCGCATTAGTTCGTTTTAAGCAGAAACATCTTTACATAGCTATTTACGGGACTCCTATGAGCAGCGAAAAGGAAATTTGCGAATTTGCCCGCAGCATCAATTTACAATAGCAGAACATGGTATCATCCAGTCTATGTCCCGCAAAGGAAACTGTTATGATAACTGTATCATGGAAACATTCTTTGGCAGAGTGGCAAAACATGTGTCCAGTTTTCTGGGTACATATCAACATTCTTCGGGTGGACTTTTTGTTTTAAAATTATTGGGTTCCGTTTCCATAAGTTTATGCCTGATATCACGTCCACCGTAAATAATACGAACGGCATAGACCGTATTTTTGCTTTCGTCAGGGTAATAAAAAACAATATAATTCTTAACAGGGAAACAGCGTAATCCTTGACTTTTGAGCGGTTCATTATCGTATAGCCGATACCGCATTGGCATATTGTCCAAAGACAGGATTTCCTTTGTAATTTGCCGTACCAACTTAACAGCTGTTTGGGGTTCGTGAAACTTATACGTGATATAGTCCAATATATCACGAAGGTCGCGTCTTGCCCGATCGGTGAATTCAACATTCCAAGTCATACACCATAGTCTCTCTTTAGCTCATCCATAATGCTTTGGGCGGAATATGTGCGGGCGGCACGAATATCTGCCATGCCTTTTTCAAGCTCTGCATCTTGTTCTTCCTTTGTCAAAGACCCGAAAGCTATCGGATCAGGCAGTTTCATTGGAAACGGAATACCGCGTTGCAGAACGACTTGCCGCAGAAACATACCGACTGCATTGGACATTGGGATGCCAAGTTGTTCTAGGACCTGCTCAGCCTGCTCTTTGATTTCTGGCTCTACCCGAGCAAATATGTTAGAAGTTCTTGCCATGGTTTATCGCCTCCTTGACAATATAATACAATACTATTTTTGCGATATGCAAGCGATTAGCAATCATACTGCGATAGCATATTAGGAATGCATAAAACCGAGAGCCGGAACAAAACGAATAATATACTTATGGGGCTAGACTAATGCTTTGGGCGGAATATGTGCGGCCGGCTCGGATATCCCCCATGCCTTTTTCAAGCTCTGCAGCTTGTTCTTCCTTTGTCAAAGACCCGAAAGCTGCCACGCGCGGTTGCATTTTTTGATCCAAATATTTTTAAAAACTTGTTCACGAATATTAAAAACTTGTTTTACTTTTTGCCCGGCGAGTGCAACTTTGCTTGATATAGCGCGACTATTCCTCTGAAGAATAAAACTATTCACAAGGTGAAAAAAATAAGCCGAAAAATATTGGTATACTTTAGATAAATTGTTAGGTTATTCGTGAGAAAGCCCAACAAAATTTGTAGGATAAGACGAAAAGATATTATTAATTTAAGGAGTTGCGCTATGGAAAAAAAGATTTCATTATCTCAAACTGTGGCCGGTATAATAATCGTCCTTGCACTATTCGCGCTGGGAATGTATGTCGGTAAACTTAATGCAAAGATGCCGATGTTTTTGTTAGCCGGTTTCGGTCTCGGTTACGCGCTGACCCGTTCACGTTACGGATTTGCTGGTGGCGTTAAACGCATCTATATTCGTGGTGAGGGCAGCCTGACTAAAGCAATATTCGTTTTGCTTATTATCACGGCGATCATCTTCATGGGTGTGCAATGGAAAGCTCAGGCAGGCGGAGCAGTTCCGGCGTATTTGGCTCAACAGGGCGAAAAAATTATTCCGGGAACCCAAAACGTGTACTTCACCAATCTGGCGACGATTATCGGCGGCTTCATTTTCGGTGTGGGCATGATGCTGGCCGGTGGTTGTGGTTCAGGAACTTTATCTGACTTCGGCGAAGGACAGGGGCGTGCTTTCATAGCGTTTATCTTCTTTGTATTGTTTGCTGCACCGGGTCATTGGGCAAGGCAGGTTTTTGACCGCACGGCAGTAGGTAAAATTGGTTATCGTTTGCATATTCCGCAAGCGATCGGCTATGTGCCGGCCTTGATCATTACCATACTTTTGATTGGCTTGATGTATTGGGGCGTGTTGCGTTATGAGGCTTATCGGAAACGTACCGGAACATATAAGGATCCTAAAGGAGACTATGAAGATTTTGAACAGCCTTTGCCGGATACTTTGCCGCGCACATTGTTCAGCTATGCGACTTACCACAAACTGTTCGTTGAACGTTGGAGCTTCATGGTCGGAACATTTGTTCTGGCAGCGTTCGCCGTTTTTGTCATGGTTACTACTAACAAACCCTGGGGTGTGTCTTCCCCGTTGGTGACTTTAGATGTAGCGATTTTACAAAAACTTGGGATCACTTTTTCACCGGAAAACTTCGGCGGAATTCTCAAGAAGGTTAACGGCGGTTTGCTGGCTGACGGCGGTACGGTGCGTAATATCGGTACCTTCTTCGGTTGTATGGTAGCGTTCCTACTCGCTAACCGTTTCAAAGTCGATTTCAATTTCCGCTTTACTGATGCTTGCTATTATGCAGTAGGTGGCGCTATGCTCGGCTTCGGTTCCCGTTTTGCTTACGGTTGTAATATCGGGGCTATGTATTCTGCAATTACCTCATTCTCTTTCTCGGGCTGGATTTTCCTGATTTCCATGGCTTTGGGCGGCGTTGCCGGTATGCTCGTCTTTGCCGGTAAGGTCAACATCCTGCCTAAGCTGAATCTACGTTGCCAAATTGAACAAAATCGTACTCAAGCGCAAAAGAAATAGAACCTAGACATGGACGGCTGGGTAAATTGTCAGCCCTACCGTCCGTGCCAATTAAGAAAATTGGTGTATCATACGCGCGTAAGCGCAAACTTAAATACAAAAACGGAGGTATATATTATGGGTAAAAAAGTTGTCATTATCGGCGGTGTTGCGGGCGGAGCTTCAACAGCAGCTCGTGTACGGCGTTTGGATGAGTTCGCTGAAATCAAGATGTTTGAAATGGGACCTTATGTTTCATTTTCTAACTGCTGCATTCCTTTCCACATCAGCGGTACGGTAAAAAAATCTGAGAATCTGATTTTGATGACCCCGGAAGAATTTAAAAATCAATATAATATTGACGCTGTCGTCAATCATCAGGTAATCAGCATTAACCGCGAGAAAAAATACGTTGAAGTGAAAAACTTGCTGACTGAAGAAGTTTTCCAAGAAAAATATGATGTTTTGGTGATGGCTCCAGGAGCAAAGGCAGTTCGCCCGAAGAGCATTGCCGGGGTTGACGGTAAAAACGTGTTTGTGATGAAGACAGTGCCTGATTTACAAGCTTTTATGTTTTACGCGGAAGCCAATAAGGT
This is a stretch of genomic DNA from Mageeibacillus indolicus UPII9-5. It encodes these proteins:
- a CDS encoding type II toxin-antitoxin system RelE/ParE family toxin; the protein is MTWNVEFTDRARRDLRDILDYITYKFHEPQTAVKLVRQITKEILSLDNMPMRYRLYDNEPLKSQGLRCFPVKNYIVFYYPDESKNTVYAVRIIYGGRDIRHKLMETEPNNFKTKSPPEEC
- a CDS encoding type II toxin-antitoxin system RelB/DinJ family antitoxin, translated to MARTSNIFARVEPEIKEQAEQVLEQLGIPMSNAVGMFLRQVVLQRGIPFPMKLPDPIAFGSLTKEEQDAELEKGMADIRAARTYSAQSIMDELKRDYGV
- a CDS encoding YeeE/YedE family protein yields the protein MEKKISLSQTVAGIIIVLALFALGMYVGKLNAKMPMFLLAGFGLGYALTRSRYGFAGGVKRIYIRGEGSLTKAIFVLLIITAIIFMGVQWKAQAGGAVPAYLAQQGEKIIPGTQNVYFTNLATIIGGFIFGVGMMLAGGCGSGTLSDFGEGQGRAFIAFIFFVLFAAPGHWARQVFDRTAVGKIGYRLHIPQAIGYVPALIITILLIGLMYWGVLRYEAYRKRTGTYKDPKGDYEDFEQPLPDTLPRTLFSYATYHKLFVERWSFMVGTFVLAAFAVFVMVTTNKPWGVSSPLVTLDVAILQKLGITFSPENFGGILKKVNGGLLADGGTVRNIGTFFGCMVAFLLANRFKVDFNFRFTDACYYAVGGAMLGFGSRFAYGCNIGAMYSAITSFSFSGWIFLISMALGGVAGMLVFAGKVNILPKLNLRCQIEQNRTQAQKK